A single window of Fischerella sp. PCC 9605 DNA harbors:
- a CDS encoding CopG family ribbon-helix-helix protein: MANSPQVSIRIPPETLKRIDLLAQKLYPSRRAGKNPNRSQVILDAIAQYLEQHESSYTSTLEIDEQLDDKPINKVLQHYPSYTSTLEIDEQLDDKPINKVLQHYPKDIELATQYSKDIEPPMREYIDWWFDYFSYMKKLTDIWFGAK; encoded by the coding sequence ATGGCAAATTCCCCCCAAGTATCTATCCGCATCCCACCTGAGACACTCAAGCGCATTGATCTACTGGCGCAGAAACTTTACCCCTCTCGTCGAGCTGGAAAAAATCCGAATCGCTCTCAAGTTATTTTAGATGCGATCGCCCAATATTTAGAGCAACACGAGTCTAGCTATACAAGCACTCTGGAAATTGATGAACAGCTTGATGATAAGCCAATTAACAAAGTGCTCCAACACTACCCTAGCTATACAAGCACTCTGGAAATTGATGAACAGCTTGATGATAAGCCAATTAACAAAGTGCTCCAACACTACCCCAAGGATATAGAACTTGCTACACAGTACTCTAAGGACATAGAACCTCCTATGCGAGAGTACATAGATTGGTGGTTCGATTATTTTTCATATATGAAGAAGCTCACTGACATATGGTTTGGTGCCAAATAA